A window of the Acidovorax sp. YS12 genome harbors these coding sequences:
- a CDS encoding peptidylprolyl isomerase, whose product MRTLLNHRALALGLACVGLLASAGLPLAHAQKLRLPGSAGPSLARDQGSTTVSPAAAAAAEAAAAVPGIRQADYIVAIVNSEPLTNNEVKARVARVEKTLSGQGMAVPPQDVLAREVLERLILEKILQQQAVESGVRVDDYAVDQAEQNVARQNDVSVADMHRRLAAEGMDPKRFRQELRNQMLVQRLRERELESRVRVSDVEVEQYLREQQGSSGANAPFAINLGHILVSVPENASAAVVDAAQARAQAAAEKARVSATDFAALAREYSDAPEGQNGGQLGLRPADRYPELFIDAARKLPVGGVAGPVRSAAGFHVLKVLERTSAGMQAMVTQNHVRHILLRTNAQFNEATAATRLADYRRRILAGQATFEALAREHSQDGSAPQGGDLGWAAPGRYVPEFEQAVQALQPGEVSPPVVSRFGVHLIQLVERREVPLTPREQRELARDAMREKKLEDAYTTWAQEQRARAYVEYREPPQ is encoded by the coding sequence ATGCGCACCTTGTTGAACCATCGAGCCCTCGCCCTGGGCCTTGCCTGCGTGGGCCTTCTGGCCAGTGCAGGCCTCCCCCTTGCCCACGCGCAGAAGCTGCGCCTGCCCGGCAGCGCCGGCCCCTCGCTGGCCCGGGACCAGGGCAGCACGACGGTATCGCCGGCCGCCGCAGCGGCCGCCGAGGCCGCAGCCGCCGTCCCCGGCATCCGCCAGGCAGACTACATCGTGGCCATCGTCAACTCCGAGCCGCTGACCAACAACGAGGTCAAGGCCCGCGTGGCGCGCGTCGAAAAGACCCTGTCCGGCCAGGGCATGGCCGTGCCGCCGCAGGATGTGCTGGCGCGCGAGGTGCTGGAGCGGCTGATCCTGGAAAAGATCCTGCAGCAGCAGGCCGTGGAAAGCGGCGTGCGCGTGGACGACTACGCCGTGGACCAGGCCGAGCAGAACGTGGCGCGGCAGAACGACGTATCGGTCGCCGACATGCACCGCCGCCTGGCCGCCGAAGGCATGGACCCCAAGCGCTTCCGCCAGGAGCTGCGCAACCAGATGCTGGTGCAGCGCCTGCGCGAACGCGAGCTGGAGTCGCGCGTGCGCGTGAGCGACGTCGAAGTCGAGCAGTACCTGCGCGAGCAGCAGGGCAGCAGCGGCGCCAACGCGCCCTTCGCCATCAACCTCGGCCACATCCTGGTCAGCGTGCCGGAGAACGCCAGCGCCGCCGTGGTCGATGCGGCCCAGGCGCGCGCCCAAGCCGCGGCGGAAAAGGCCCGCGTGAGCGCCACCGACTTCGCCGCCCTGGCGCGCGAATACTCCGACGCGCCCGAGGGCCAGAATGGCGGCCAGCTCGGCCTGCGCCCGGCGGACCGCTACCCCGAGCTGTTCATCGACGCGGCACGCAAGCTGCCGGTGGGCGGCGTGGCCGGCCCGGTCCGCTCGGCGGCCGGCTTCCACGTGCTGAAGGTGCTGGAGCGCACCAGCGCCGGCATGCAGGCCATGGTCACGCAAAACCACGTGCGCCACATCCTGCTGCGCACCAACGCGCAGTTCAACGAAGCCACGGCCGCCACGCGCCTGGCCGACTACCGCCGCCGCATCCTGGCCGGCCAGGCCACCTTCGAGGCCCTGGCACGCGAGCACTCGCAGGACGGCAGCGCCCCGCAGGGCGGCGACCTGGGCTGGGCCGCGCCGGGCCGCTACGTGCCGGAGTTCGAGCAGGCCGTGCAGGCGCTGCAGCCCGGCGAGGTCAGCCCGCCGGTGGTCTCGCGCTTCGGCGTGCACCTGATCCAATTGGTGGAGCGCCGCGAGGTGCCGCTCACCCCGCGCGAGCAGCGCGAGCTGGCGCGCGACGCCATGCGCGAGAAGAAGCTCGAAGACGCCTACACCACCTGGGCGCAGGAGCAGCGCGCGCGCGCCTACGTCGAATACCGCGAGCCGCCGCAGTGA
- the rsmA gene encoding 16S rRNA (adenine(1518)-N(6)/adenine(1519)-N(6))-dimethyltransferase RsmA yields the protein MKHIPRKRFGQHFLCDGGIIDAIVRAIAPVAGEPMVEIGPGLAALTQPLVERLGRLTVVELDRDLAARLRQHGQLQVIESDVLKADFAQIAQALGAPKIRVVGNLPYNISTPILFHLLGYVDSIQDQHFMLQKEVIDRMVAGPATGDYGRLSVMLQWRYAMENVLFVPPESFDPPPRVDSAVVRMVPHAQPAPLSQAVLEELVQTAFSQRRKLLRHTLGRWLEARQFAGHFDTQRRAEEVPVAEYVALAQQCS from the coding sequence GTGAAGCACATCCCGCGCAAGCGCTTTGGCCAGCACTTCCTGTGCGACGGCGGCATCATCGACGCCATCGTGCGCGCCATCGCCCCGGTGGCGGGCGAGCCGATGGTCGAGATCGGCCCCGGGCTGGCCGCCCTGACGCAGCCCCTGGTGGAGCGCCTGGGGCGGCTCACGGTGGTGGAGCTGGACCGCGACCTGGCCGCGCGGCTGCGCCAGCACGGCCAGCTCCAGGTGATCGAATCGGATGTGCTGAAAGCCGACTTCGCGCAGATAGCGCAAGCGCTGGGCGCTCCGAAAATCAGAGTCGTGGGCAACCTGCCCTACAACATCTCGACCCCCATCCTGTTCCATCTGCTGGGCTACGTGGACTCGATCCAGGACCAGCATTTCATGCTGCAGAAAGAAGTCATCGACCGCATGGTGGCCGGGCCCGCCACGGGCGACTACGGCCGCCTGTCGGTGATGCTGCAGTGGCGCTACGCCATGGAGAACGTGCTGTTCGTGCCCCCGGAGAGCTTCGACCCGCCGCCGCGCGTGGACAGCGCCGTGGTGCGCATGGTGCCGCATGCGCAGCCCGCGCCACTGTCGCAGGCGGTGCTGGAGGAACTGGTGCAGACCGCGTTCAGCCAGCGGCGCAAGCTGCTGCGCCACACGCTGGGCCGCTGGCTGGAGGCGCGCCAGTTCGCGGGCCATTTCGACACCCAGCGCCGCGCCGAGGAAGTGCCGGTGGCCGAGTACGTGGCGCTGGCCCAGCAGTGCTCCTGA
- a CDS encoding barstar family protein → METPLRHHQDNPMRGVRANIVQSIRAYRVADLLAAAQSLGHHFLYANLAHAQTKQDVLELIATQFTFPAHFGKNFDALYDCMTDPLHKSGPQPGFIVVLDQIPTTVKFDKEAREQLLDIFRDAADYWADRKIAFRCFYSFL, encoded by the coding sequence ATGGAAACGCCACTTCGTCACCACCAGGACAACCCCATGCGCGGCGTGCGCGCCAACATCGTGCAGTCCATCCGCGCCTATCGCGTGGCCGACCTGCTCGCTGCTGCGCAGAGCCTGGGCCACCATTTCCTGTACGCCAACCTGGCCCATGCCCAGACCAAGCAGGACGTGCTGGAGCTGATCGCCACGCAGTTCACCTTCCCGGCCCATTTCGGCAAAAATTTCGATGCGCTGTACGACTGCATGACCGATCCGCTGCACAAGTCGGGGCCGCAGCCGGGCTTCATCGTGGTGCTCGACCAGATTCCGACCACCGTCAAGTTCGACAAGGAAGCGCGCGAGCAACTGCTGGACATCTTCCGCGATGCCGCCGACTACTGGGCCGACCGCAAGATCGCGTTCCGCTGCTTCTATTCTTTTCTGTAG
- a CDS encoding ribonuclease N: MLKAVAIQALRAGLACVVGAACVLAPAPAAARGPLPHEGSPTITLAELPPQGRTTYARIRAGGPFPYEKDGTVFGNRERLLPAHPRGYWREYTVKTPGVRSRGARRIVCGGAPRTPDACYYSGDHYASFREIAQ, translated from the coding sequence ATGCTGAAGGCTGTAGCCATCCAGGCGTTGCGAGCCGGTCTTGCATGCGTTGTGGGTGCAGCTTGCGTACTCGCCCCGGCGCCCGCAGCGGCGCGTGGCCCATTGCCCCACGAGGGCTCCCCCACCATCACGTTGGCCGAGTTGCCGCCCCAGGGGCGCACCACCTACGCGCGGATCCGCGCGGGTGGCCCTTTTCCCTACGAAAAGGACGGCACGGTGTTTGGCAACCGCGAGCGCCTGCTGCCCGCCCATCCCCGGGGCTACTGGCGCGAGTACACGGTCAAGACGCCAGGCGTGCGCAGCCGCGGTGCCCGGCGCATCGTGTGCGGCGGTGCGCCGCGCACGCCCGACGCGTGCTACTACTCCGGCGACCACTACGCCAGTTTCCGGGAAATTGCGCAATGA
- a CDS encoding NADP-dependent malic enzyme, whose protein sequence is MSENTAPNPTDKRALLRRAALEYHEFPKPGKVAIAATKQMVNQHDLALAYSPGVAAPCEEIVKDPAAAFKYTSRGNLVGVVTNGTAVLGLGDIGPLAGKPVMEGKAVLFKKFSGIDVFDIEINEKDPDKLVEIIAALEPTFGGINLEDIKAPDCFYVERKLRERMQIPVFHDDQHGTAIVVGAAILNGLKVAGKDMRQVKLVASGAGAAALACLGLLVKLGMPRENIWVTDIAGVVYEGRTELMDDDKAFFAQKTDQRTLSEVIAGADVFLGLSAGGVLKQDMVRAMAARPLIFALANPNPEIAPEDVKAVRDDAIIATGRTDYPNQVNNVLCFPYIFRGALDCGATTITTEMEIAAVHAIAELAQAEQSEVVAAAYVGEQLSFGPEYLIPKPFDPRLMMKIAPAVALAAADSGVAQRPIADMDAYRDHLQTFVYASGTTMKPIFMIAKRAQRKRVAYAEGEEERVLRAAQIVVDEKIARPTLIGRPAVIAQRCEAFGLRLQEGRDYDVVNVENDHRYRDFWQTYHRMTERKGVTVSIAKIELRRRLTLIGTMLLHKGEVDGLICGTWGHTAHHLQYIDQVIGRRAGVQTYACMNGLMLPERQVFVVDTHVNYDPSAEQLAEITIMAAEEMMRFGFKPKAALLSHSNFGSSNQPSAVKMRQTLELLRVQAPWLEVDGEMHGDVALDGKARAALMPHSTLAGDANLLVMPNIDAANVSYNLLKTAAGGNIAIGPVLLGAAQPVHILTASTTVRRIVNMTALTVADANAAR, encoded by the coding sequence ATGTCCGAGAACACGGCCCCGAACCCCACTGACAAACGAGCCCTGCTGCGCCGTGCCGCGCTCGAGTACCATGAGTTTCCCAAGCCCGGCAAGGTGGCGATCGCCGCCACCAAGCAGATGGTGAACCAGCACGACCTGGCGCTGGCCTACTCGCCCGGCGTGGCCGCGCCCTGCGAGGAGATCGTCAAGGACCCGGCCGCCGCCTTCAAGTACACCAGCCGGGGCAACCTCGTCGGCGTGGTCACCAACGGCACGGCCGTGCTCGGCCTGGGCGACATCGGCCCGCTGGCGGGCAAGCCGGTGATGGAAGGCAAGGCCGTGCTATTCAAGAAGTTCTCGGGCATCGACGTGTTCGACATCGAGATCAACGAGAAGGACCCGGACAAGCTGGTCGAGATCATCGCCGCGCTGGAGCCGACCTTCGGCGGCATCAACCTGGAGGACATCAAGGCCCCGGACTGCTTCTACGTCGAGCGCAAGCTGCGCGAGCGCATGCAGATCCCGGTTTTCCACGACGACCAGCACGGCACGGCCATCGTGGTGGGCGCGGCCATCCTCAACGGCCTGAAAGTGGCGGGCAAGGACATGCGCCAGGTCAAGCTCGTGGCCTCCGGCGCCGGGGCCGCCGCGCTGGCGTGCCTGGGGCTGCTGGTCAAGCTCGGCATGCCGCGCGAGAACATCTGGGTGACCGACATCGCGGGCGTGGTCTACGAGGGCCGCACCGAGCTGATGGACGACGACAAGGCGTTCTTCGCGCAGAAGACCGACCAGCGCACGCTGTCCGAGGTGATCGCGGGTGCCGACGTGTTCCTGGGCCTGTCCGCGGGCGGCGTGCTCAAGCAGGACATGGTGCGCGCCATGGCCGCGCGCCCGCTGATCTTCGCGCTGGCCAACCCCAACCCGGAGATCGCGCCCGAGGACGTGAAAGCCGTGCGCGACGACGCCATCATCGCCACGGGGCGCACGGACTACCCGAACCAGGTCAACAACGTCCTGTGCTTCCCGTACATCTTCCGCGGCGCGCTGGACTGCGGCGCCACCACCATCACCACCGAGATGGAAATCGCCGCGGTGCACGCCATCGCCGAGCTGGCGCAGGCCGAGCAAAGCGAGGTGGTGGCGGCGGCCTACGTGGGCGAGCAGCTGTCGTTCGGCCCCGAGTACCTGATTCCCAAGCCGTTCGATCCGCGCCTGATGATGAAGATCGCGCCCGCCGTGGCCCTGGCGGCGGCGGACAGCGGCGTGGCGCAGCGCCCCATCGCCGACATGGACGCCTACCGCGACCACCTGCAGACCTTCGTCTATGCCTCCGGCACGACCATGAAGCCCATCTTCATGATCGCCAAGCGGGCGCAGCGCAAGCGCGTGGCCTATGCCGAGGGCGAGGAAGAGCGCGTGCTGCGCGCCGCGCAGATCGTGGTGGACGAGAAGATCGCCCGCCCCACGCTGATCGGCCGCCCGGCCGTGATCGCCCAGCGCTGCGAGGCATTCGGCCTGCGCCTGCAGGAAGGCCGCGACTACGACGTGGTGAACGTGGAGAACGACCACCGCTACCGCGATTTCTGGCAGACCTACCACCGCATGACCGAACGCAAGGGCGTGACGGTGTCCATCGCCAAGATCGAGCTGCGCCGGCGCCTGACGCTGATCGGCACCATGCTGCTGCACAAGGGCGAGGTCGATGGCCTGATCTGCGGCACCTGGGGCCACACGGCGCACCACCTGCAGTACATCGACCAGGTGATTGGCCGCCGCGCCGGCGTGCAGACCTATGCCTGCATGAACGGCCTGATGCTGCCCGAGCGCCAGGTGTTCGTCGTGGACACCCACGTCAACTACGACCCCAGCGCCGAGCAACTGGCCGAGATCACCATCATGGCCGCCGAGGAGATGATGCGCTTCGGCTTCAAGCCCAAGGCGGCGCTGCTGTCGCATTCCAACTTCGGCAGCAGCAACCAGCCCAGCGCCGTGAAGATGCGCCAGACGCTGGAGCTGCTGCGCGTGCAGGCGCCCTGGCTCGAAGTCGATGGCGAGATGCACGGCGACGTGGCGCTCGACGGCAAGGCGCGCGCCGCGCTCATGCCGCACAGCACCCTGGCGGGTGACGCCAACCTGCTGGTCATGCCCAACATCGACGCGGCCAACGTGTCCTACAACCTGCTCAAGACGGCCGCGGGCGGCAACATCGCCATCGGCCCGGTGCTGCTGGGCGCGGCCCAGCCGGTGCATATCCTCACGGCCAGCACCACGGTGCGGCGCATCGTCAACATGACGGCGCTCACGGTGGCCGACGCGAATGCCGCACGCTGA
- a CDS encoding diguanylate cyclase, giving the protein MKLTPESSSRDGVHWTVRMNRRNRSAFYVLLFVAMGSHLLALGAPAWGWAALVLNYLAYPQLVYWRARRAHDQRRAEIHNMDADIVLAGIWAGVLGFPLWITFVLCASGCINMVVFHGGRGGIRLLVNMGAGIALAALAVPLDWRPETDLRTSVLCMVALGLYLFAFARDGYDRAMAQHEVHAQLRGQFEEIRSLQTQLREQALRDPLTGLFNRRHLDAVLAPMLERCVSQGAPLSLLVIDIDHFKRVNDAHGHAAGDAVLQALAQLLLRHVRPQDVACRLGGEEFVLVLDNTPVAVAAERAQVLRQAFEALRVRAVGGELAATLSCGVAACPDNGQEPRALLACADQALYAAKKQGRNRVVVPAPQVPAP; this is encoded by the coding sequence ATGAAATTGACCCCTGAGTCCTCCAGCCGGGATGGCGTGCATTGGACGGTGCGCATGAACCGGCGCAACCGCAGCGCGTTCTACGTGCTGCTCTTCGTGGCCATGGGTTCGCACCTGCTGGCCCTGGGCGCGCCGGCCTGGGGCTGGGCAGCCCTGGTGCTGAACTATCTGGCCTATCCCCAACTGGTCTATTGGCGCGCGCGCCGCGCGCACGACCAGCGGCGCGCCGAAATACACAACATGGATGCCGATATCGTCCTGGCCGGGATCTGGGCGGGCGTGCTCGGCTTTCCCCTGTGGATCACCTTCGTCCTGTGCGCGTCGGGCTGCATCAACATGGTGGTGTTCCATGGCGGGCGCGGCGGGATCCGGCTCCTCGTGAACATGGGGGCCGGAATCGCGCTGGCCGCGCTGGCGGTGCCGCTGGACTGGCGCCCCGAGACCGATTTGCGCACCTCGGTGCTGTGCATGGTGGCGCTGGGGCTGTACCTCTTCGCCTTCGCGCGTGACGGCTATGACCGGGCCATGGCCCAGCACGAGGTGCACGCGCAGCTGCGCGGGCAGTTCGAGGAAATCCGCTCCCTGCAGACGCAGCTGCGCGAGCAGGCGCTGCGCGATCCCTTGACCGGCCTGTTCAACCGGCGCCATCTGGACGCGGTGCTCGCCCCCATGCTGGAGCGCTGCGTCAGCCAGGGCGCGCCGCTGTCGCTGCTGGTGATCGACATCGACCACTTCAAGCGGGTCAACGACGCCCATGGTCACGCCGCGGGCGATGCGGTGCTGCAGGCGCTGGCGCAGTTGCTGCTGCGCCACGTGCGGCCCCAGGACGTGGCGTGCCGTCTCGGCGGCGAGGAGTTCGTGCTGGTGCTCGACAACACCCCGGTGGCCGTGGCGGCGGAGCGCGCGCAGGTGCTGCGCCAGGCGTTCGAGGCACTGCGGGTGCGCGCCGTGGGGGGCGAGCTGGCCGCCACCCTGTCGTGTGGCGTGGCGGCCTGTCCCGACAACGGCCAGGAGCCCCGGGCGCTGCTCGCATGCGCCGACCAGGCGCTCTACGCGGCCAAGAAGCAGGGGCGCAACCGTGTCGTGGTGCCGGCGCCGCAGGTGCCCGCGCCCTGA
- a CDS encoding CoA-acylating methylmalonate-semialdehyde dehydrogenase: MQHGKSPGQAGQTVGHLIDGQIVNDTERTQPVFNPATGQSGLNVALASQATVEAAIASAERAFPAWRNTPPLKRARVMSKLKVLLEENADKIAALITAEHGKVLSDAHGELQRGIENVEYASYAPELLKGEHSRNVGPNIDSWSEFQALGVTAGITPFNFPAMVPLWMWPMAIACGNTFVLKPSERDPSSALFIAQLALEAGLPPGVLNVVNGDKTAVDTLLRDPRVKAVSFVGSTPIAEYIYSEGCKHGKRVQALGGAKNHAIVMPDADIANAVSALMGAAYGSCGERCMAIPLVVAVGDEAGDAVVAGLTAEIAKMKVGPGTDNGNDMGPLVTKPHFEKVKAYVDSGVAEGAKLVVDGRGVKVPGHEDGYFLGACLFDGVKPGMKIYQEEIFGPVLGVVRVKTLQEAMKLIDDHEYGNGTCIFTRDGEAARYFTDHIQVGMVGVNVPLPVPVAYHSFGGWKRSLFGDLHAYGPDAVRFYTKRKTITQRWPSAGVREGAVFSFPSSR, encoded by the coding sequence ATGCAACACGGCAAATCCCCAGGCCAGGCCGGCCAGACCGTCGGCCACCTGATCGACGGCCAGATCGTCAACGACACCGAACGCACGCAGCCCGTGTTCAACCCCGCCACGGGCCAGTCGGGCCTGAACGTGGCGCTGGCGAGCCAGGCCACGGTGGAGGCCGCCATCGCCTCCGCCGAGCGCGCCTTCCCCGCCTGGCGCAACACGCCGCCGCTCAAGCGGGCGCGCGTGATGAGCAAGCTGAAAGTCCTGCTCGAAGAAAACGCCGACAAGATCGCCGCCCTGATCACCGCCGAGCACGGCAAGGTACTCTCAGACGCGCATGGCGAACTGCAGCGCGGCATCGAGAACGTGGAATACGCCAGCTACGCGCCCGAGCTGCTCAAGGGCGAGCACAGCCGCAACGTGGGCCCCAACATCGACAGCTGGAGCGAGTTCCAGGCGCTGGGCGTCACGGCCGGCATCACGCCGTTCAACTTTCCGGCCATGGTGCCGCTGTGGATGTGGCCCATGGCGATCGCCTGCGGCAACACCTTCGTTTTGAAGCCCAGCGAGCGCGACCCTTCGTCGGCCCTGTTCATCGCCCAGCTGGCGCTGGAGGCGGGCCTGCCGCCCGGCGTGCTGAACGTGGTCAACGGCGACAAGACGGCGGTGGACACGCTGCTGCGCGACCCGCGCGTCAAGGCCGTGAGCTTTGTCGGCTCCACGCCCATCGCCGAATACATCTATTCGGAAGGCTGCAAGCACGGCAAGCGCGTGCAGGCCCTGGGCGGCGCCAAGAACCACGCCATCGTGATGCCCGACGCCGACATCGCCAACGCCGTGAGCGCGCTGATGGGCGCGGCGTACGGCAGCTGCGGCGAGCGCTGCATGGCCATCCCGCTGGTGGTGGCCGTGGGCGACGAGGCCGGCGACGCCGTGGTGGCGGGCCTCACGGCCGAGATCGCCAAGATGAAGGTCGGCCCTGGCACCGACAACGGCAACGACATGGGGCCGCTGGTGACCAAGCCACACTTCGAGAAGGTGAAAGCCTACGTGGACAGCGGCGTGGCCGAGGGCGCCAAGCTCGTGGTCGATGGCCGGGGCGTGAAGGTGCCGGGCCACGAAGACGGCTACTTTCTGGGCGCCTGCCTGTTCGACGGCGTCAAGCCCGGCATGAAGATTTATCAAGAGGAAATCTTCGGCCCCGTGCTCGGCGTGGTGCGCGTGAAGACGCTGCAGGAAGCCATGAAGCTCATCGACGACCACGAGTACGGCAACGGCACCTGCATCTTCACCCGCGACGGCGAAGCCGCGCGCTACTTCACCGACCATATCCAGGTCGGCATGGTGGGCGTAAACGTGCCGCTGCCCGTGCCCGTGGCCTACCACTCGTTCGGCGGCTGGAAGCGCAGCCTGTTCGGCGACCTGCACGCCTATGGGCCGGACGCCGTGCGCTTCTACACCAAGCGCAAGACCATCACGCAGCGCTGGCCGTCGGCAGGGGTGCGCGAGGGGGCGGTGTTCAGTTTTCCGAGCAGCCGCTGA
- a CDS encoding aspartate aminotransferase family protein, with protein sequence MSFNVIDDASQQAAPRTDAAWLDAHWMPFTGNRNFKAKPRMIVGGQGAYYTDADGRKIFDGLSGLWCSGLGHGRKDVAEAIGKAAATLDYAPAFQFGHPASFALANKIKELTPAGLDYVFFTGSGSEAADTSLKMARAYWRAKGQAGKTRLIGREKGYHGVNFGGISVGGMVGNRKTFGQAVEADHIPHTQPPVGSFFKGMPDTDGRALADKLLDVIALHDASNIAAVIVEPFSGSAGVVIPPAGYLQRLREICTQNNILLIFDEVITGFGRCGGWTGAEVFGVTPDILNFAKQVTNGAQPLGGCVASKEIYDTFMAQGGPEYMLEFPHGYTYSAHPVACAAGNVVLDILQKEDMPARVKALSPYFENAVHGLKGAKHVADIRNYGLAAGFTIAALPGEPARRPYEVAMKCWDKGFYVRYGGDTIQLAPPFISTEAEIDRLVSALGDALAETA encoded by the coding sequence ATGTCCTTCAACGTCATCGACGACGCCAGCCAGCAAGCCGCCCCGCGCACCGACGCCGCCTGGCTCGACGCGCACTGGATGCCCTTCACCGGCAACCGTAACTTCAAGGCCAAGCCGCGCATGATCGTGGGCGGCCAGGGCGCCTACTACACCGATGCGGACGGCCGCAAGATCTTTGACGGCCTCTCGGGCCTGTGGTGCTCGGGCCTGGGCCATGGCCGCAAGGATGTGGCCGAGGCGATCGGCAAGGCGGCCGCCACGCTGGACTACGCGCCCGCGTTCCAGTTCGGCCACCCGGCGTCGTTCGCGCTGGCCAACAAGATCAAGGAACTGACGCCCGCGGGGCTGGACTACGTGTTCTTCACTGGCTCGGGCTCCGAGGCGGCCGACACCTCGCTCAAGATGGCCCGCGCCTACTGGCGCGCCAAGGGCCAGGCGGGCAAGACGCGCCTGATCGGCCGCGAGAAGGGCTACCACGGCGTGAACTTCGGCGGCATCTCGGTGGGCGGCATGGTGGGCAACCGCAAGACCTTCGGCCAGGCGGTGGAGGCCGACCACATTCCCCACACGCAGCCGCCCGTGGGCTCGTTCTTCAAGGGCATGCCCGACACCGACGGCCGGGCCCTGGCCGACAAGCTGCTGGACGTGATCGCCCTGCACGACGCGAGCAACATCGCCGCCGTGATCGTGGAGCCGTTTTCCGGCTCGGCCGGTGTGGTGATCCCGCCTGCTGGCTACCTGCAGCGCCTGCGCGAGATCTGCACGCAGAACAACATCCTGCTGATCTTCGACGAGGTCATCACCGGCTTCGGCCGCTGCGGCGGCTGGACGGGCGCCGAGGTGTTCGGCGTGACGCCCGACATCCTGAACTTCGCCAAGCAGGTGACCAACGGCGCCCAGCCGCTGGGCGGCTGCGTGGCGAGCAAGGAGATCTACGACACCTTCATGGCGCAGGGCGGCCCCGAGTACATGCTCGAATTCCCCCACGGCTACACCTACTCGGCCCACCCCGTGGCCTGCGCGGCGGGCAACGTGGTGCTGGACATCCTGCAAAAGGAAGACATGCCCGCGCGCGTGAAAGCGCTGTCGCCCTACTTCGAGAACGCCGTCCACGGCCTCAAGGGCGCGAAGCACGTGGCCGACATCCGCAACTACGGCCTGGCCGCGGGCTTCACCATCGCGGCGCTGCCCGGCGAACCCGCCAGGCGGCCGTACGAGGTCGCGATGAAGTGCTGGGACAAGGGCTTCTACGTGCGCTACGGTGGCGACACCATCCAGCTCGCGCCGCCCTTCATCAGCACCGAGGCCGAGATCGACCGCCTGGTGAGCGCGCTGGGCGATGCACTGGCCGAGACGGCCTGA
- a CDS encoding sigma-70 family RNA polymerase sigma factor translates to MRPSLPLAAFPEHYHALVAFVARRVGSRQTAQDLVHDAWLRLAEHAAPAEPSQPAEHAPRAYLYTMAEHLVIDHLRHRQRTAERFESGASEGQALDVADACSHREALAAVDAALAALPGRCRAIFLADRLDGLPQAEIAARYGISVKTVEREVMRAMDTVEAALHRWRGDAVPARTGRRRALSALLGVAGFGVGGTAAWRLWREHVATWQTVLATATGRQRTQALPDGSTIALDAQTRAEVRYYGARRHVRLLAGSAFFRVARDEGRPFVVDAAHARITVLGTRFEVALAADGALRVAVEEGHVRVQDLAGAGIAHDLTAREALHWPPGSPPRRAHEPGDVAPWRDGWLDFRHEPLGEAVQRIARYSPRPLRVAPDAQALPVFGRVRIAEAHAWLRLLPHTLPVTVREEGQGAQRAIVIARQGSV, encoded by the coding sequence ATGCGCCCCTCCCTGCCCCTTGCTGCCTTTCCGGAGCACTACCACGCACTGGTCGCGTTCGTGGCGCGCCGCGTCGGCAGCCGCCAGACGGCACAGGATCTCGTGCACGACGCCTGGCTGCGCCTGGCCGAGCACGCCGCGCCCGCCGAGCCGTCCCAGCCGGCCGAACACGCGCCGCGCGCTTACCTCTACACCATGGCCGAGCATCTGGTCATCGACCACCTGCGCCACCGCCAGCGCACGGCCGAGCGCTTCGAGTCCGGCGCGTCCGAGGGCCAGGCGCTCGACGTGGCGGACGCCTGCAGCCACCGCGAGGCCCTGGCCGCCGTCGATGCCGCGCTCGCCGCGCTGCCCGGGCGCTGCCGCGCCATCTTCCTGGCTGACCGGCTCGACGGCCTGCCGCAAGCCGAGATCGCCGCACGCTACGGCATCTCCGTCAAGACCGTGGAGCGCGAGGTCATGCGCGCCATGGACACCGTGGAAGCCGCACTGCACCGCTGGCGCGGCGACGCGGTGCCTGCACGCACCGGGCGCCGCCGCGCGCTCTCGGCGCTGCTCGGCGTGGCGGGCTTCGGTGTGGGCGGCACCGCCGCCTGGCGCCTGTGGCGCGAGCATGTCGCCACCTGGCAGACCGTGCTGGCCACCGCCACCGGCCGCCAGCGCACGCAGGCGCTGCCCGACGGCAGCACCATCGCCCTCGACGCCCAGACGCGCGCCGAGGTGCGCTACTACGGCGCGCGCCGCCACGTGCGCCTGCTGGCCGGCTCCGCCTTCTTCCGCGTGGCGCGCGACGAAGGCCGGCCCTTCGTCGTCGATGCCGCGCACGCGCGCATCACCGTGCTGGGCACGCGCTTCGAGGTCGCCCTCGCCGCCGATGGCGCGCTGCGCGTGGCCGTGGAGGAAGGCCATGTGCGCGTGCAGGACCTGGCGGGCGCAGGCATCGCCCACGACCTGACCGCCCGCGAGGCGCTGCACTGGCCACCCGGCAGCCCGCCCCGGCGCGCGCACGAACCCGGCGACGTGGCCCCCTGGCGCGACGGCTGGCTGGACTTCCGCCACGAGCCGCTGGGCGAGGCCGTGCAGCGCATCGCACGCTACAGCCCGCGCCCCCTGCGCGTGGCGCCCGACGCGCAGGCGCTGCCCGTCTTCGGCCGCGTGCGCATCGCCGAGGCGCACGCCTGGCTGCGCCTGCTGCCGCACACCCTGCCGGTCACGGTGCGCGAGGAGGGCCAGGGCGCGCAGCGCGCCATCGTCATCGCGCGGCAGGGTTCGGTGTAA